The following proteins come from a genomic window of Vallitaleaceae bacterium 9-2:
- a CDS encoding LysR family transcriptional regulator yields the protein MLDVKLQSFLKVVELKNYTQAAKALNLTQPAITQHIKKLEEHYQCKLIQIIGKSVHLTAQGEALYHYANLQMANEDLLMNQLQKVAMPIKIGATLSIAQYYLADELSAYMGRSDDALSLTVKNTQSIIEMLLNNTLYCAFVEGIFDKSLFAYKQFCTTRFLPVARQNHPLAGRTIQRVDTYAYPLILREQGSGTREIYENYLYQNNDTIHLAKKIYEISSFGVIKKILKDTDAISFMYEKVAWQEVLDRQLCYLDIQDCHIHRPLYFIYPKNSLMKNTIETFYRRLTGQSLTPTEKNE from the coding sequence ATGCTAGATGTAAAACTACAGTCTTTTTTAAAAGTTGTTGAATTAAAGAATTACACCCAGGCAGCAAAAGCATTAAACTTAACCCAACCTGCAATTACGCAGCATATCAAAAAATTGGAGGAACATTATCAATGTAAGCTCATCCAAATTATCGGAAAATCTGTTCATCTGACAGCTCAAGGCGAAGCGCTTTACCATTATGCAAATTTGCAGATGGCGAATGAAGACTTGTTGATGAACCAACTTCAAAAGGTGGCGATGCCGATTAAGATTGGCGCAACGCTGTCGATTGCACAATATTATTTGGCAGATGAATTAAGTGCCTACATGGGGCGTAGCGATGATGCACTATCGTTGACCGTTAAAAACACACAGTCTATTATTGAAATGCTACTGAATAATACCCTGTATTGTGCCTTTGTTGAAGGGATTTTTGATAAATCATTGTTTGCCTACAAGCAATTTTGTACGACGCGATTTCTTCCGGTGGCAAGACAAAATCATCCCCTTGCAGGTAGAACTATTCAGCGCGTCGATACATACGCATATCCTTTGATTTTGAGGGAGCAAGGTTCAGGAACCCGTGAGATCTATGAAAACTATCTTTATCAAAACAATGATACGATTCATTTGGCAAAAAAAATTTATGAAATTAGCAGTTTTGGTGTTATTAAAAAAATCCTGAAGGACACGGATGCCATTTCATTTATGTATGAAAAAGTTGCCTGGCAAGAGGTGCTTGACAGACAACTGTGCTATCTTGATATTCAGGATTGTCATATCCATCGTCCATTGTATTTTATCTATCCAAAAAATAGTTTGATGAAAAATACGATTGAGACATTTTATCGACGTTTAACAGGACAAAGTCTTACTCCCACTGAAAAAAACGAATAG
- a CDS encoding ABC transporter permease, whose amino-acid sequence MKSFLTLLKIELKLSLRGLDMVIFALCMPIVVLIVLGLIYGQRPAYPGAEYSFIEQSFGAITSISIIAGGVMGLPLVISDYREKEILKRFYVTPVKPIKLLLVQLTIYTLYALLSLASLFIIAKVFFSFTMQGSLMLFMFGWLSVLISMFSIGMMVGGIAKNSKIAGIIASLLYFPMLIFSGATLPYEIMPASMQKFVNILPLTQGIKILKAATLGYSLDNILLPLLLISGLAIICLFVSIRFFQWE is encoded by the coding sequence ATGAAATCATTTTTAACGTTATTAAAAATCGAACTCAAACTATCACTGCGTGGATTAGATATGGTTATTTTTGCACTGTGCATGCCTATCGTTGTCCTTATCGTTCTAGGACTCATCTATGGCCAGCGCCCCGCTTATCCCGGAGCTGAATACTCCTTTATCGAGCAGTCCTTTGGAGCCATCACCTCTATCTCCATTATTGCCGGCGGTGTGATGGGCTTACCCCTTGTAATCTCTGATTACCGAGAAAAAGAAATCTTAAAGCGCTTCTATGTAACACCGGTTAAACCGATTAAGCTTTTGCTTGTTCAGCTTACCATCTATACCCTCTATGCTCTGCTTTCATTGGCTTCATTATTCATCATCGCCAAAGTATTTTTTTCATTCACAATGCAAGGAAGTTTGATGCTATTTATGTTTGGATGGTTAAGTGTATTAATCTCCATGTTTAGTATTGGAATGATGGTGGGTGGTATTGCAAAGAACTCAAAAATAGCCGGCATCATTGCCAGCCTTTTGTACTTTCCTATGTTGATTTTTTCAGGTGCCACACTTCCGTATGAGATTATGCCCGCATCCATGCAAAAATTTGTCAATATCCTTCCCCTAACCCAAGGTATTAAAATTCTAAAGGCGGCTACATTAGGATATTCTTTGGATAACATTCTCTTACCGTTACTCCTTATAAGCGGGCTTGCCATTATTTGCCTTTTCGTTTCTATTCGTTTTTTTCAGTGGGAGTAA
- a CDS encoding ABC transporter ATP-binding protein, translated as MDYILNIHQLHKSYGSLNAVTDLNIQLKKGQVFGLLGPNGAGKSTTIECILGTKIPDNGDISILDMHPRKDRKELFEHVGVQFQEAKYQHMIQVLELCEATASLYKDPEDISTLLQKFALADKTTTYVKDLSGGERQRLFIILALIPKPQLVFLDELTTGLDPRARRDVWNILVQLKKEGLSILLTSHFMDEVELLCDQICILKKGQTVFYGTVQEAIAKSPYTAFEDAYLWFTDEGGQNL; from the coding sequence ATGGATTACATCCTAAACATTCATCAACTACATAAATCTTATGGATCACTCAATGCTGTCACTGACTTGAATATTCAGCTAAAAAAAGGGCAAGTCTTTGGTCTTTTAGGTCCAAACGGCGCCGGAAAATCCACAACGATTGAATGTATTCTTGGAACCAAAATTCCCGACAACGGGGATATATCTATTTTGGATATGCACCCTCGAAAAGACCGAAAGGAACTTTTTGAACATGTGGGCGTCCAGTTTCAAGAAGCCAAGTATCAACATATGATTCAAGTTCTTGAGCTATGTGAAGCAACAGCTTCACTCTACAAAGACCCCGAAGACATCTCTACTTTGCTCCAAAAATTTGCCTTAGCCGACAAAACCACCACCTATGTAAAAGATTTATCCGGTGGTGAGCGCCAGCGTCTATTTATTATTCTTGCACTCATTCCAAAACCTCAGCTTGTTTTCCTTGATGAATTAACGACAGGTCTTGACCCTCGTGCGCGACGTGATGTGTGGAATATTTTAGTTCAATTAAAAAAAGAAGGGCTTAGTATCCTCTTAACCTCCCACTTTATGGATGAAGTTGAACTGCTTTGCGATCAAATCTGTATTTTAAAAAAAGGTCAAACCGTTTTTTATGGAACCGTTCAAGAAGCAATTGCCAAAAGTCCTTATACAGCATTTGAAGACGCTTATCTTTGGTTTACCGATGAAGGAGGTCAAAACTTATGA
- a CDS encoding MerR family transcriptional regulator — MKSTYTTGEIAKIINIHPNTVRMYEDQQLISAPIRKENGYRVFSQLHIDQFRLARTALEIEVLQNGLRKQMITIIKTTARREYDKALKLTYTYITSVEREIAHADEAVAIANALYTSPISKDDAALKRQEVSDLLDITPDTLRNWEMNGLLTVKRQKNGYRIYTYEDIQRLKIIRSLRCANYSLAAILRMLNALAQDTNLSMDHVLNTPSPDEDIISVCDKLIHSLNDAKKNALQIIHYLNDMKTKY; from the coding sequence ATGAAAAGTACGTATACGACCGGAGAAATTGCAAAAATCATTAATATACACCCAAATACAGTGCGTATGTATGAAGACCAGCAGCTCATCAGCGCCCCAATTCGAAAAGAAAACGGCTACCGCGTCTTTAGCCAATTGCACATTGACCAGTTTCGTTTAGCTCGAACAGCACTCGAAATTGAGGTTCTACAAAACGGTCTACGAAAACAAATGATTACCATAATTAAAACTACCGCTCGCCGTGAATATGATAAAGCACTCAAGCTTACCTATACATATATCACCTCTGTTGAACGCGAGATTGCACATGCAGACGAAGCCGTGGCTATTGCCAATGCGCTATATACTTCCCCCATATCTAAAGACGATGCTGCCCTAAAGCGTCAAGAAGTTTCTGACCTATTAGATATAACTCCCGATACATTAAGAAACTGGGAAATGAATGGTCTTCTCACCGTCAAACGTCAAAAAAACGGTTATCGCATCTATACCTATGAAGATATTCAGCGTTTAAAAATTATTCGCTCGCTTCGATGTGCTAATTACTCATTAGCCGCTATCTTACGCATGTTAAATGCCCTTGCACAAGATACAAACTTAAGTATGGATCATGTACTAAATACCCCCTCACCCGATGAAGATATCATCTCCGTTTGCGACAAGCTTATCCATTCTTTGAATGACGCCAAAAAAAATGCGCTTCAAATCATCCATTACCTAAACGATATGAAAACAAAATACTAA
- a CDS encoding response regulator: MYKLLIVDDETLEREALRYIINNSELQIMEIAEAADGLSAVDVAKKFDPDIAILDIKMPGLDGLEVGHILKKQKPEIKIIFMTAFDSFEYAHEAIKIGVEEFIVKPASKDKTLEIIEVCIQKLENDKRLQEQKENLEVKLNQISFYLENEFVNSVANGEIDEQDADEYLKFMVNEFIEGFGVVVEIGVLNQQKANTLHRNMINKRFVDKLSTLLTGNIKFLMSQLKNTIYILVFNYEPDERLNIIRTIEDEIHMVSEDVNEQLDLPIYYGFGEPYKQISSLWKSFAQAKASARNMLIDLVDNADDVSVNISSTDFKEHELCVSIFNGNEEEMIRIADYILETIIYANNDMNAIRLRLYEFFILLNRYLNKESQLKHAVPDHIFDDIKDIESQGEAKRYIHRYLYGILEEIEAQKDNKTTTVLDKAIEYIEKNYDQSITLEDVAFEIGFSTFYFGKMFKKTYKSSFTDYLTHVRIAKAKDLLRIGQLTVKDITYRVGYMDPNYFTRVFKKSEGITPTEYRTKFLSPE; encoded by the coding sequence ATGTATAAGTTATTGATTGTCGATGACGAGACCCTTGAAAGAGAGGCTCTAAGATATATTATCAATAATAGTGAACTTCAGATTATGGAGATTGCAGAAGCTGCGGATGGATTAAGTGCTGTTGACGTTGCGAAAAAGTTTGACCCGGATATTGCGATACTTGATATAAAGATGCCCGGTCTTGATGGCCTTGAAGTCGGACATATATTAAAAAAACAAAAACCTGAGATAAAGATTATCTTTATGACGGCTTTTGACAGTTTTGAATACGCACATGAAGCTATAAAAATAGGTGTTGAGGAGTTTATTGTTAAGCCGGCATCCAAAGACAAGACGCTAGAGATTATTGAAGTATGTATTCAAAAGCTTGAAAATGATAAGCGCCTTCAAGAACAAAAAGAAAACCTCGAAGTCAAATTAAATCAAATCTCGTTTTATCTTGAAAATGAGTTTGTCAATTCTGTAGCGAATGGAGAGATTGATGAACAAGACGCAGATGAATACCTAAAATTCATGGTTAATGAATTTATTGAAGGTTTTGGTGTGGTCGTTGAGATTGGGGTCCTAAATCAGCAAAAAGCCAATACTCTACACCGGAATATGATTAACAAACGCTTTGTCGATAAGCTGTCTACACTTTTAACCGGCAATATTAAGTTTTTGATGAGTCAGTTAAAAAACACAATCTACATCCTTGTCTTTAATTATGAACCTGACGAGCGACTCAATATTATCCGAACCATTGAAGATGAGATACATATGGTCAGTGAAGATGTGAATGAACAGTTAGATCTTCCGATATATTATGGATTTGGAGAGCCCTATAAGCAGATATCCTCTCTCTGGAAATCCTTTGCACAAGCCAAGGCATCCGCTCGCAATATGTTGATTGACTTGGTTGATAATGCAGATGATGTAAGTGTAAATATCTCGAGTACGGACTTTAAAGAACATGAGCTTTGCGTCAGTATTTTTAATGGTAATGAAGAAGAGATGATTCGTATTGCAGATTATATTCTTGAAACCATCATCTATGCCAATAATGATATGAATGCGATTCGCTTACGCCTTTATGAGTTCTTTATATTGCTTAATCGCTATTTAAACAAAGAAAGCCAGCTTAAGCATGCCGTACCGGACCATATTTTTGATGACATTAAGGATATAGAAAGTCAAGGTGAAGCCAAACGCTACATTCACCGTTATCTATATGGTATACTTGAAGAAATCGAAGCCCAAAAGGACAATAAGACAACAACAGTATTGGATAAGGCCATCGAGTACATTGAGAAAAACTATGACCAGAGCATTACCCTTGAAGACGTCGCTTTTGAGATTGGTTTTAGCACATTTTACTTTGGGAAAATGTTTAAAAAGACATATAAGTCAAGTTTTACAGATTATTTGACTCATGTCAGGATAGCTAAAGCCAAAGACCTTCTTCGTATTGGACAGCTTACGGTAAAAGACATTACCTACCGTGTAGGGTATATGGATCCCAATTATTTTACCCGTGTATTTAAAAAATCTGAAGGGATTACGCCGACGGAGTACCGGACTAAATTTTTGAGCCCTGAATAA
- a CDS encoding TRAP transporter substrate-binding protein, whose amino-acid sequence MKKKILSLLFVLVMMVSIAGCGLQSPTETEDANTTTDSSTTEEETTTDAEATEDTTEAVEPEVTLVYAEVNPLDTIVGQTGTAFKEKVEELSGGKIKIDIQASGVLGSENDVLDTMLGGGGTIDMSRISAFALTSYGGEKSKLLSVPYTFANREHFWNFATSELAPEFLLEPHENGSGVRGLFYGEEGFRHFFTTQDISGMEDLAGMKLRVSNDPVMNGMVNALGASPTVVSFGELYSALQTGVVDGAEQPIANYKSNAFPEVAPNLILDGHTLGAIQVVITDEAWDGLTAEQQDILMEAGVYASQFNREISEEAENEVLAGLIEDGVNVVEVTDIAPWQEACAEVIAEATKDNSELYQQILDFQ is encoded by the coding sequence ATGAAAAAGAAAATTTTATCACTATTATTTGTACTCGTAATGATGGTTTCAATTGCAGGTTGTGGATTACAATCTCCAACAGAAACAGAAGATGCGAACACAACAACTGATTCATCAACAACTGAAGAAGAGACAACAACAGATGCAGAGGCAACTGAAGATACAACAGAAGCTGTTGAACCTGAAGTGACACTTGTTTATGCAGAAGTTAACCCATTAGATACGATTGTTGGACAAACAGGTACAGCATTCAAAGAGAAAGTTGAAGAACTTTCAGGTGGAAAAATTAAAATTGATATCCAAGCAAGTGGTGTATTAGGTTCAGAAAATGACGTTCTTGATACAATGCTTGGTGGTGGTGGTACGATCGATATGTCTCGTATCTCAGCATTTGCACTTACAAGTTACGGCGGTGAAAAATCAAAATTATTATCCGTACCTTATACATTTGCAAACCGTGAGCATTTCTGGAACTTTGCAACTTCTGAATTAGCACCTGAATTCTTACTTGAGCCACACGAAAATGGTAGTGGTGTACGTGGATTATTCTACGGAGAAGAAGGATTCCGTCATTTCTTTACAACACAAGATATCAGTGGTATGGAAGACTTAGCTGGCATGAAACTTCGTGTGTCTAATGACCCAGTTATGAACGGAATGGTTAACGCTCTTGGCGCATCTCCAACAGTTGTTTCTTTTGGAGAATTATACTCAGCATTACAAACAGGTGTAGTTGACGGTGCAGAACAACCAATCGCAAACTACAAATCAAATGCATTCCCAGAAGTTGCACCAAACCTAATCCTTGATGGACATACACTTGGAGCGATTCAAGTTGTTATCACTGATGAAGCTTGGGATGGCTTAACAGCAGAGCAACAAGATATCTTAATGGAAGCTGGAGTATATGCATCTCAATTTAACAGAGAGATTTCTGAAGAAGCTGAAAATGAAGTATTAGCTGGTCTAATTGAAGATGGCGTAAATGTTGTTGAAGTAACTGACATTGCACCATGGCAAGAAGCATGTGCGGAAGTTATCGCTGAAGCAACAAAAGACAATTCTGAATTATATCAACAAATTCTTGATTTCCAATAA
- a CDS encoding TRAP transporter small permease: MPAIFSKIDKIKPAYDFTYKVVLFICKILLIIDILITTMAVTGRYVPFIPDPAWSEEVVLTCMAYMAVLSAALAIRRGAHIRMTAFDRYLPKRLILILDLLADFAVSALAVVMIVVGWSYAVQIGSRGTYVSIPSLSRFWMYFPIPVAGFAMLVFEVESIYNHIKGIFVAKEDIA; encoded by the coding sequence ATGCCAGCAATTTTTTCTAAGATTGATAAGATTAAACCGGCATATGATTTTACATATAAAGTGGTTCTTTTTATATGTAAGATATTATTAATAATCGATATTTTAATTACCACAATGGCTGTTACAGGACGATATGTACCGTTTATTCCTGATCCAGCATGGAGTGAAGAGGTTGTATTAACATGTATGGCATATATGGCGGTTCTATCGGCAGCTCTAGCTATTCGTAGAGGTGCGCATATACGCATGACAGCATTTGATCGGTATTTGCCTAAGAGATTAATTCTTATCTTAGATCTTTTGGCAGATTTTGCAGTTTCGGCACTTGCAGTGGTTATGATTGTGGTAGGTTGGTCCTATGCAGTACAAATTGGTTCACGAGGAACCTACGTTAGTATCCCTAGCCTTTCAAGATTTTGGATGTATTTTCCAATTCCGGTTGCAGGGTTTGCGATGTTGGTTTTTGAAGTTGAATCAATATATAATCACATAAAAGGAATTTTTGTAGCGAAGGAGGATATAGCATGA
- a CDS encoding TRAP transporter large permease: MSPESIAILILLGSFFVMVFLRFPIAYAVAISSVLTLLYQGLPLTTIGQQMVKGISSFSLMAVPFFITMGVLMGAGGISDKLIALANAFVGWMRGGMAMVNIVASYFFGGISGSAAADTASLGSILIPMMVEQGYDDDFSTAVTITSSCEGLLVPPSHNMVIYATTAGGISVGSLFLAGYMPGALLATTLMIGSYIISVKRNYPKGDKFSVINLLKQFGISFWALAAVLIVVVGVVGGVFTATESAAIAVIYSLIVSVFIYRGLDWKGVWNVLENCINTLSIVLILISTSSIFGFLLTRLHVPELAANAIINITDNPILLALLLNLILLVLGCIMDMAPIILIATPILLPIATSIGIHPIQFGIMVILNCGIGLLTPPVGAVLFIGSAVGNVEMERVVKATLPFYILMIITLLLVTFIPQVSMWLPNLFA, from the coding sequence ATGAGTCCGGAAAGTATAGCAATACTCATTTTACTCGGTAGTTTTTTTGTTATGGTCTTCTTAAGATTTCCTATTGCATATGCAGTGGCTATTTCATCTGTACTGACATTGCTTTATCAAGGATTACCACTGACAACTATTGGTCAACAAATGGTTAAGGGCATCAGCTCTTTTAGTCTTATGGCGGTACCTTTCTTCATTACCATGGGAGTACTTATGGGTGCGGGAGGTATTTCAGATAAACTCATCGCGCTTGCCAATGCATTTGTTGGATGGATGCGTGGTGGTATGGCTATGGTTAACATCGTGGCATCGTATTTCTTTGGCGGAATCTCAGGTTCAGCGGCAGCAGATACAGCATCTCTTGGAAGTATTTTGATTCCTATGATGGTTGAGCAAGGATATGATGATGACTTTTCAACAGCAGTTACGATTACATCTTCATGTGAAGGTCTTCTCGTTCCACCCAGTCACAACATGGTTATCTATGCAACAACGGCAGGTGGTATTTCTGTGGGAAGTCTTTTCCTCGCAGGTTATATGCCGGGGGCATTACTTGCTACAACGCTTATGATTGGTTCATATATTATCTCGGTTAAACGTAATTATCCCAAAGGTGACAAATTCAGTGTGATTAACTTATTGAAGCAATTTGGTATTTCATTCTGGGCATTAGCAGCAGTCCTTATTGTTGTTGTTGGTGTTGTTGGTGGTGTGTTTACTGCGACGGAATCTGCAGCGATTGCAGTTATCTACAGTTTGATTGTTAGTGTATTTATCTATAGGGGACTTGACTGGAAAGGTGTATGGAATGTACTGGAAAATTGTATTAATACCCTTTCAATTGTCCTGATTTTAATTTCAACATCCAGTATTTTTGGATTTTTATTAACAAGACTTCATGTGCCTGAACTAGCGGCTAACGCAATAATTAATATTACAGATAATCCAATATTATTAGCACTATTATTGAACTTAATCCTTCTTGTTTTAGGATGTATTATGGATATGGCGCCAATTATTTTGATTGCAACACCAATCTTGTTGCCAATTGCTACATCGATTGGAATTCATCCAATTCAGTTTGGTATTATGGTTATTCTTAACTGTGGTATTGGGTTATTAACGCCACCGGTTGGAGCGGTGCTCTTTATCGGTTCGGCAGTGGGGAATGTCGAGATGGAACGGGTCGTTAAGGCCACCTTGCCATTTTATATCCTCATGATTATCACATTGTTACTTGTTACCTTTATTCCTCAAGTTAGCATGTGGCTACCGAATTTATTTGCGTAA
- a CDS encoding YcxB family protein, whose amino-acid sequence MDYSFKYTTKAMDIWKLSMYGTYGSMVGFINIIFTIAMILLAAKYWMQVGIILKLVLLLGVGLFTVIQPGLVYLKAKKQVEKLPGQMEISFNSQGVHVTSDKEASHLKWKSIKGITQKPGMVIIISSSRHGFILTDDVLGTQKEAFLKYVQEKIQ is encoded by the coding sequence ATGGATTATTCATTTAAGTATACAACGAAGGCTATGGATATATGGAAGTTATCGATGTATGGAACTTATGGATCGATGGTTGGATTTATTAATATTATTTTTACCATTGCAATGATACTTCTTGCGGCAAAATATTGGATGCAGGTGGGTATTATCTTAAAATTGGTATTGCTTTTAGGTGTTGGACTTTTTACTGTTATTCAGCCAGGATTGGTCTATTTAAAAGCAAAAAAACAGGTGGAAAAACTCCCGGGTCAGATGGAGATAAGCTTTAATAGTCAAGGGGTTCATGTGACATCAGATAAAGAAGCGTCCCATTTGAAATGGAAATCCATTAAGGGAATTACCCAAAAACCGGGAATGGTGATTATCATTTCCTCATCCAGACATGGATTTATTCTAACAGATGACGTCTTAGGGACGCAAAAAGAAGCGTTCTTGAAGTATGTCCAGGAAAAAATTCAATAA
- a CDS encoding extracellular solute-binding protein: MKKCKVMVLLIVVTLLLIGCQKETGKKSPLDPNNPTTVVVWHYYNGNIKNKFDALIAEFNETVGMDMGIVVDAQSQGDVNQLAMAVYESANATIGAPPMPDIFAAYPDNAIRIHDVADLVPLETYFSQEELGMFREEFLEEGRFLADEKLYIMPIAKSSENLYVNKTYWEQFAKDNNLQQDELATWEGLLRVAKLYYEKTGKGFFGIDSNANYMLVSAMQLGQEMFVYTSDNSVEFNLSEEIARKMWEQFYIPYIRGYFVKTGRFSSDDAKTGTVLAYTGSTAGASYFPSEVTFSQANVEAIEPLVLPYPYYEEGDAYTMQQGAGMCMTKSNYTHEYAAAQFLRWFTEVEQNTRFAISTGYIPVKKEALDEALMLKVMQEEGIQNPTIEASIRSTVKMIDTYHFYNNKPFKGSYEMRILLETHLVDKVHKDLAQLEASNLEEDAREAKVQELISEEAFKRWYQSLFEEAERILES, encoded by the coding sequence ATGAAAAAATGTAAAGTGATGGTATTACTTATTGTAGTTACGTTGTTATTAATAGGGTGTCAAAAAGAGACGGGCAAAAAAAGTCCTCTGGATCCGAATAATCCAACGACAGTAGTTGTGTGGCATTATTATAATGGAAATATAAAAAATAAATTTGACGCGTTAATTGCAGAGTTCAATGAAACCGTGGGTATGGATATGGGCATTGTTGTAGATGCTCAAAGTCAAGGAGATGTTAATCAACTGGCTATGGCTGTGTATGAGTCAGCCAATGCAACCATTGGAGCTCCACCTATGCCAGATATTTTTGCGGCGTATCCGGATAATGCAATTCGCATTCATGATGTAGCAGACTTAGTTCCTTTAGAAACGTATTTTTCGCAGGAAGAATTAGGAATGTTTCGAGAAGAGTTTTTAGAAGAGGGGCGTTTTTTGGCGGATGAAAAACTCTATATTATGCCGATAGCAAAATCGTCTGAAAACCTTTATGTGAATAAGACTTACTGGGAGCAGTTTGCCAAGGACAATAACTTGCAGCAAGATGAACTTGCGACTTGGGAAGGTCTGTTAAGGGTCGCAAAGTTGTACTATGAAAAAACCGGCAAAGGTTTTTTTGGCATTGATTCCAATGCAAATTACATGCTTGTATCGGCGATGCAATTGGGACAAGAAATGTTTGTATATACGTCCGATAATTCAGTGGAATTTAATCTAAGTGAAGAAATTGCACGTAAGATGTGGGAGCAGTTTTATATTCCCTATATTCGAGGATATTTTGTTAAGACCGGACGTTTTAGTTCAGATGATGCGAAGACCGGAACAGTACTTGCCTATACAGGATCAACCGCAGGAGCTTCATATTTTCCTTCGGAAGTTACATTTAGCCAAGCAAACGTCGAAGCGATTGAACCATTAGTGCTACCTTATCCATATTATGAAGAGGGGGATGCGTATACGATGCAGCAGGGGGCAGGGATGTGTATGACAAAAAGTAATTACACACATGAATATGCTGCAGCACAATTCCTACGTTGGTTTACAGAGGTTGAACAAAACACCCGATTTGCCATTTCAACAGGATATATTCCTGTTAAAAAAGAAGCCCTTGATGAAGCGCTCATGTTAAAGGTGATGCAAGAAGAAGGCATACAAAATCCAACCATCGAAGCGTCGATTCGTTCGACGGTAAAAATGATTGATACCTATCATTTTTATAACAATAAACCATTTAAAGGAAGTTATGAGATGAGGATTTTGCTTGAGACGCATTTAGTCGATAAAGTGCATAAGGACTTAGCTCAACTTGAAGCATCTAATCTTGAAGAGGATGCGCGAGAAGCAAAAGTTCAGGAACTTATTTCAGAGGAAGCATTTAAACGGTGGTATCAATCACTTTTTGAAGAGGCAGAGCGAATTTTAGAATCGTAA